A single genomic interval of Streptomyces graminofaciens harbors:
- the uppS gene encoding polyprenyl diphosphate synthase produces the protein MRRTTARSGPKASAVDAAYEECRSLVRRTRPTEHALMDLMPPSVRPACWAMYAAFAHADDLLDFSDETPQERGNQLREWRAALEADLASGTSDDPIRLALTDAVRRWGLDLGDLLGALDAVQQDDGREGVATWQEWRERAHAQNVSWPEQLMRILARCGMPVPVRLRDLPGFTRFVEGLFLTDMLRDLPEDLDGGHVWLPTEVLERFDVTPADLIARRWTPAVRELITHLAGEARAWLDAARRALRSTLPLGPAIVLDTTVDLFGAELDAIVRAGGDALSRPVRVPRHKQWRILGPSRARAAVVWRLTLPPETVAADKPSAVDIPEDTPEWQPVPVADPPLPPRPHRDGVRPPEIAAALLPHHVAIVMDGNGRWATALGLPRDEGHRAGAVALRDVVQGALEIGLQHLTVYAFSTENWKRSPDEVAKLFAIMRAELLDGELLQHDVRLRWVGSPDGLPEDVVEVLRRQEHATRHRTGLTLNVCVNYGGRAELARAGASLARASLAGEIDPGRVSEQLFASHLPHHAMPDVDLMWRTSGELRVSNFLPWHAHYAELYFTDEPWPEVDRRGLWEAIEAYTHRKRRKGASTAPVVQARHDEL, from the coding sequence TTGCGTCGCACCACAGCGCGGTCCGGGCCGAAAGCGTCGGCGGTCGACGCCGCCTACGAGGAGTGCCGCAGTCTGGTCCGGCGGACCAGGCCCACCGAGCACGCCCTGATGGACCTGATGCCGCCGTCCGTACGACCGGCGTGCTGGGCCATGTACGCCGCCTTCGCCCACGCCGACGACCTGCTCGACTTCTCCGACGAGACTCCCCAGGAGCGGGGCAACCAGCTCCGGGAATGGCGGGCCGCGCTGGAGGCCGACCTGGCGAGCGGGACCAGCGACGACCCGATCCGCCTGGCCCTGACCGACGCGGTGCGGCGCTGGGGGCTGGACCTCGGCGATCTGCTCGGCGCGCTGGACGCGGTGCAGCAGGACGACGGCCGCGAGGGCGTCGCGACCTGGCAGGAGTGGCGGGAGCGCGCCCACGCCCAGAACGTCAGCTGGCCCGAACAGCTCATGCGGATACTGGCGCGCTGTGGCATGCCCGTGCCCGTGCGCCTGAGGGACCTGCCCGGCTTCACCCGCTTCGTGGAGGGCCTGTTCCTCACCGACATGCTCCGCGACCTCCCCGAGGACCTCGACGGCGGGCATGTGTGGCTCCCGACCGAGGTGCTCGAACGCTTCGATGTCACCCCGGCCGACCTGATCGCCCGCCGGTGGACCCCCGCCGTCCGGGAGCTGATCACCCACCTCGCCGGCGAGGCGCGAGCCTGGCTGGACGCGGCGCGCCGGGCCCTGCGGAGCACGCTGCCGCTGGGGCCCGCGATCGTCCTGGACACCACCGTCGACCTGTTCGGCGCCGAACTGGACGCGATCGTGCGGGCCGGAGGCGACGCACTGAGCCGACCGGTACGCGTCCCCCGCCACAAGCAGTGGCGGATCCTCGGCCCGTCCCGCGCCCGGGCCGCGGTGGTCTGGCGGCTGACCCTGCCGCCCGAGACGGTCGCGGCGGACAAGCCGTCCGCCGTGGACATCCCGGAGGACACCCCCGAGTGGCAGCCGGTGCCGGTCGCCGACCCGCCGCTGCCGCCGCGCCCGCACCGCGACGGCGTACGCCCGCCCGAGATAGCGGCCGCCCTGCTGCCGCACCATGTGGCGATCGTCATGGACGGCAACGGCCGCTGGGCCACCGCGCTCGGTCTGCCGCGCGACGAGGGCCACCGCGCCGGAGCGGTCGCGTTGCGCGATGTCGTCCAGGGCGCCCTGGAGATCGGCCTCCAGCACCTCACGGTCTACGCCTTCTCCACCGAGAACTGGAAGCGCTCGCCCGACGAGGTCGCCAAGCTCTTCGCGATCATGCGCGCCGAACTGCTCGACGGCGAACTGCTCCAGCACGACGTACGGCTGCGCTGGGTGGGCTCCCCCGACGGGCTCCCCGAGGACGTGGTGGAGGTCCTGCGCCGCCAGGAGCACGCCACCCGGCACCGCACGGGCCTCACCCTCAATGTCTGTGTCAACTACGGCGGCCGCGCCGAACTCGCCCGAGCGGGCGCGTCGTTGGCCCGTGCGTCGTTGGCCGGCGAGATCGACCCGGGCCGCGTCTCCGAGCAGCTCTTCGCGAGTCATCTGCCCCACCACGCCATGCCCGACGTCGACCTGATGTGGCGTACCAGCGGCGAGCTGCGCGTGTCCAACTTCCTTCCCTGGCACGCGCATTACGCCGAGCTGTACTTCACCGACGAGCCCTGGCCGGAGGTCGACCGGCGTGGGCTGTGGGAGGCCATCGAGGCCTACACCCACAGGAAGCGCCGCAAGGGGGCCTCGACCGCGCCCGTCGTCCAGGCGCGCCACGACGAGCTCTGA
- a CDS encoding SPFH domain-containing protein: protein MADITRRLGWRHLRGAPTAHIRHHRSGRLVHDGPGLSFWYRSLTAALSEIPVDDRELAMTFHARTSDFQDIAVQATVTYRVSDPATAAARLDFSVDPDTGVWRGAPLEQLSTLLTETAQQHALDVLARTSLSSALVDGVAAVRERVASGLAAEPRLPATGIEIVAVRVVALRPEPEVERALRTPAREQIQQEADRATYERRAVAVERERAIAENELASQIELARREEQLVEQRGTNARREAEERAAADAVKAKAEAARTVRLAEAEAARTVKLAEAEAERSVKLADAEAIRQVRLAEAEARASRAVGEARAEAQAAWLRVHDEVDAATLHALTGTRLAENLPRIESVTVSPDVLTGLLARLGGGGAAGDSA from the coding sequence ATGGCCGACATCACCAGACGGCTCGGCTGGCGGCATCTGCGCGGCGCGCCCACCGCCCACATCCGCCACCACCGCTCCGGGCGGCTCGTGCACGACGGCCCGGGCCTGAGCTTCTGGTACCGGTCGCTGACCGCCGCGCTCTCCGAGATCCCGGTGGACGACCGGGAATTGGCGATGACCTTCCACGCCCGTACGTCCGACTTCCAGGACATCGCGGTGCAGGCGACGGTGACCTACCGGGTCAGCGACCCGGCGACCGCCGCCGCCCGTCTGGACTTCTCCGTCGACCCCGACACTGGCGTCTGGCGCGGCGCGCCCCTGGAGCAGCTCTCCACCCTGCTGACCGAGACGGCCCAGCAGCACGCGCTGGACGTCCTGGCCCGTACGTCGCTGTCGTCGGCCCTGGTCGACGGGGTCGCGGCGGTCCGGGAGCGGGTGGCGAGCGGGCTGGCCGCCGAGCCCCGGCTGCCCGCCACCGGCATCGAGATCGTCGCCGTACGCGTGGTGGCGCTGCGGCCCGAGCCCGAGGTGGAGCGGGCGCTGCGGACCCCGGCGCGGGAGCAGATCCAGCAGGAGGCCGACCGGGCTACGTACGAGCGGCGGGCCGTGGCCGTCGAGCGGGAGCGGGCCATCGCGGAGAACGAGCTGGCCAGCCAGATCGAACTCGCCCGACGTGAGGAGCAGTTGGTCGAGCAGCGGGGGACCAACGCCCGGCGTGAGGCCGAGGAGCGCGCCGCCGCCGACGCGGTGAAGGCCAAGGCGGAGGCGGCCCGTACGGTACGGCTGGCCGAGGCGGAGGCCGCGCGGACCGTGAAGCTCGCGGAGGCCGAGGCGGAACGGAGCGTCAAGCTCGCCGACGCGGAGGCGATCCGCCAGGTGCGGCTCGCCGAGGCGGAGGCAAGGGCCTCGCGTGCCGTCGGCGAGGCGCGGGCCGAGGCCCAGGCGGCCTGGCTGCGGGTGCACGACGAGGTGGACGCGGCGACCCTGCACGCGCTGACCGGGACCCGGCTCGCGGAGAACCTGCCGAGGATCGAGAGCGTGACGGTGTCGCCGGACGTGCTGACGGGGCTGCTGGCCAGGCTGGGCGGCGGGGGCGCGGCCGGAGACTCCGCGTGA
- a CDS encoding 3' terminal RNA ribose 2'-O-methyltransferase Hen1 has translation MFLTISTTGTPERPATDLGFLLHKHPDKAQAFSTSYGKAHVLYPEAGPERCTAALLLEVDAVALVRRGKGKGRGGAPDAALAQYVNDRPYAASSLLAVALNDVFSSAMRGHCKARPELAEQARPLRVEIPALPARGGPDLVGKLFAPLGWTVTAEAVALDTEFPEWGDSRYVRLVLESESLTLAEALRHLYVLLPVLDDAKHYWVSSDEVDKLLRVGEGWLPDHPEQKLITSRYLSRRWSLTRQAMERLELVRLAEADDSEVEAIDNAVDDTESETESDTENGETEKGETEGQAENQAEGQAETRAEEKATPLAVLRREAIIAALKDSGAARVLDLGCGQGQLVQALLKDVRFTEIVGTDVSMRALTIASRRLKLDRMGERQASRVQLFQSSLAYTDNRLKGYDAAVLSEVIEHLDLPRLPALEYAVFGAARPRTVLVTTPNVEYNVRWETLPAGHVRHGDHRFEWTREEFRTWAAKVAERHGYEVGFVPVGPDDPEVGPPTQMAVFKQRNTDEKEAKAA, from the coding sequence GTGTTCCTGACGATCAGTACCACCGGTACCCCAGAGCGCCCCGCGACCGATCTCGGCTTCCTGCTGCACAAGCATCCCGACAAGGCGCAGGCGTTCTCCACCTCCTACGGCAAGGCGCACGTCCTCTATCCCGAGGCGGGCCCCGAGCGGTGCACGGCCGCGCTGCTGCTGGAGGTGGACGCGGTGGCGCTGGTCCGGCGCGGCAAGGGCAAGGGCCGCGGCGGCGCACCCGACGCGGCGCTCGCCCAGTACGTCAACGACCGCCCGTACGCGGCCTCCTCGCTCCTCGCCGTCGCCCTCAACGACGTCTTCTCCAGCGCGATGCGCGGCCACTGCAAGGCCCGGCCCGAATTGGCGGAGCAGGCCCGCCCGCTGCGCGTGGAGATACCGGCGCTGCCCGCCCGCGGCGGCCCCGACCTGGTCGGCAAGCTCTTCGCCCCGCTCGGCTGGACGGTCACCGCCGAGGCGGTCGCCCTGGACACCGAGTTCCCGGAATGGGGCGACTCCCGTTACGTACGGCTCGTCCTGGAGTCGGAGTCGCTGACCCTGGCCGAGGCGCTGCGCCACCTCTATGTCCTGCTGCCGGTCCTCGACGACGCCAAGCACTACTGGGTGTCGTCCGACGAGGTCGACAAGCTGCTGAGGGTGGGCGAGGGCTGGCTCCCGGACCACCCGGAGCAGAAGCTGATCACCAGCCGTTACCTGTCCCGCCGCTGGTCGCTGACCCGGCAGGCCATGGAGCGCCTGGAACTCGTACGACTCGCCGAGGCCGACGACAGCGAGGTCGAGGCGATCGACAACGCCGTCGACGACACGGAGAGCGAGACGGAGAGCGACACAGAGAACGGCGAGACGGAGAAGGGCGAGACGGAGGGCCAGGCGGAGAACCAGGCAGAGGGGCAGGCGGAGACCCGGGCCGAGGAGAAGGCGACGCCGCTCGCCGTGCTGCGGCGGGAGGCGATCATCGCCGCCCTCAAGGACTCCGGCGCCGCCCGCGTGCTCGACCTCGGCTGCGGTCAGGGTCAACTCGTGCAGGCGCTGCTCAAGGACGTCCGCTTCACCGAGATCGTCGGCACGGACGTGTCGATGCGCGCGCTCACCATCGCGTCCCGCCGCCTCAAGCTGGACCGCATGGGCGAGCGCCAGGCCTCCCGCGTCCAGCTCTTCCAGAGCTCCCTCGCCTACACCGACAACCGGCTCAAGGGCTACGACGCCGCCGTGCTCTCCGAGGTCATCGAGCACCTCGACCTGCCCCGGCTGCCCGCCCTGGAGTACGCGGTGTTCGGCGCGGCCCGCCCGCGCACCGTCCTCGTGACGACCCCGAACGTCGAGTACAACGTCCGCTGGGAGACCCTCCCCGCAGGTCACGTCCGCCACGGCGACCACCGCTTCGAGTGGACCCGCGAGGAGTTCCGCACCTGGGCGGCCAAGGTGGCCGAACGGCACGGCTACGAGGTCGGGTTCGTGCCCGTCGGACCCGACGACCCCGAGGTGGGACCGCCCACCCAGATGGCTGTGTTCAAGCAGCGCAACACCGACGAGAAGGAGGCGAAGGCGGCATGA
- a CDS encoding polynucleotide kinase-phosphatase, whose translation MSETTDETAEGRTLPVTDLSLVVLIGASGSGKSTFARRHFKPTEIISSDFCRGLVSDDENDQSATKDAFDVLHYIAGKRLAAGRRTVVDATSVQQESRKQLIELARQHDVLPIAIVLDVPEEVCAERNASRTDRADMPRRVIQRHTRELRRSLRHLEREGFRKVHVLRGVEDVESATVVTEKRFNDLTHLTGPFDIVGDIHGCASELESLLGKLGYVDGVHPEGRTAVFVGDLVDRGPDSPGVLRRVMSMVGSGDALCVPGNHENKYGRYLKGRNVQHTHGLAETIGQMDGESEEFKKQVREFIDGLVSHYVLDGGRLVVCHAGLPEKYHGRTSGRVRSHALYGDTTGETDEFGLPVRYPWAEDYRGRAAVVYGHTPVPTATWLNNTICLDTGAVFGGKLTALRWPERELVDVPAEKVWYEPTRPLASEAPGGHEGRPLALADVHGRRVVETRHAGRVSVREENAAAALEVMSRFAVDPRLLPYLPPTMAPTATSHIEGYLEHPAEAFAQYKEDGVARVVCEEKHMGSRAVALVCRDADAARERFGVGGTSRSSAAESGGGPTGSLYTRTGRPFFDDAARTEEILGRVRDAMEAAGLWAELDTDWVLLDAELMPWSLKASGLLRTQYAAVGAASGAVFPGALAALEGAAARGVDVGELLGKQRERAADAAAFTDAYRRYCWTTDGLEGVRLAPFQILAVQGRSLAALPHDEQLALIDRLVEYDGSGLLQTTRRLFVDTGDEESVRAGIDWWLEMTGRGGEGMVVKPVEAVVRVGRPRPSEAESGGGQGRLVQPGIKCRGREYLRIIYGPEYTRPENLTRLRGRFLNHKRSLAIREYALGLEALDRLAEGEPLWRVHEAVFGVLALESEPVDPRL comes from the coding sequence ATGAGCGAGACCACCGACGAGACGGCCGAGGGACGCACCCTCCCCGTCACCGACCTCTCCCTCGTCGTCCTCATCGGCGCGTCCGGTTCGGGCAAGTCGACGTTCGCCCGACGGCACTTCAAGCCCACCGAGATCATCTCGTCCGACTTCTGCCGCGGCCTGGTCTCCGACGACGAGAACGACCAGAGCGCGACGAAGGACGCCTTCGACGTCCTGCACTACATCGCGGGCAAGCGCCTCGCGGCCGGCCGCCGTACGGTCGTCGACGCCACCAGCGTGCAGCAGGAGTCCCGCAAGCAGCTGATCGAGCTGGCCAGGCAGCACGACGTGCTGCCCATCGCCATCGTCCTCGACGTGCCCGAGGAGGTGTGCGCCGAGCGCAACGCGTCCCGCACCGACCGCGCCGACATGCCGCGCCGCGTCATCCAGCGCCACACCCGCGAACTCCGCCGCTCCCTGCGCCACCTGGAGCGCGAGGGCTTCCGCAAGGTGCACGTCCTGCGGGGCGTGGAGGACGTCGAGAGCGCCACGGTCGTCACCGAGAAGCGCTTCAACGACCTCACCCACCTCACCGGCCCCTTCGACATCGTCGGCGACATCCACGGCTGCGCGAGCGAACTGGAGTCGCTGCTCGGCAAGCTGGGCTACGTCGACGGCGTGCACCCGGAGGGCCGTACGGCCGTCTTCGTCGGCGACCTCGTCGACCGGGGCCCGGACAGCCCGGGCGTCCTGCGCCGCGTGATGTCGATGGTCGGCTCGGGCGACGCGCTCTGCGTGCCCGGCAACCACGAGAACAAGTACGGCCGCTACCTCAAGGGCCGCAACGTCCAGCACACCCACGGCCTCGCCGAGACCATCGGGCAGATGGACGGCGAGAGCGAGGAGTTCAAGAAGCAGGTCCGCGAGTTCATCGACGGGCTCGTCAGCCACTACGTCCTCGACGGCGGCCGCCTGGTCGTCTGCCACGCCGGTCTGCCGGAGAAGTACCACGGCCGTACCTCCGGCCGGGTGCGCAGCCACGCCCTGTACGGCGACACCACCGGCGAGACCGACGAGTTCGGCCTGCCGGTGCGCTACCCGTGGGCGGAGGACTACCGGGGCCGCGCGGCCGTGGTCTACGGCCACACCCCCGTGCCCACCGCCACCTGGCTGAACAACACCATCTGCCTCGACACGGGCGCCGTCTTCGGCGGCAAGCTCACCGCGCTGCGCTGGCCGGAGCGCGAGCTGGTCGACGTACCGGCCGAGAAGGTCTGGTACGAGCCGACCAGGCCGCTCGCCTCCGAGGCGCCCGGCGGCCACGAGGGCCGTCCGCTGGCCCTGGCCGACGTGCACGGCCGTCGGGTCGTCGAGACCCGGCACGCGGGCCGGGTGTCGGTCCGCGAGGAGAACGCGGCGGCCGCCCTGGAGGTCATGAGCCGTTTCGCGGTCGACCCGCGCCTGCTGCCGTACCTGCCGCCGACCATGGCTCCCACGGCCACCTCGCACATCGAGGGCTACCTGGAGCACCCGGCCGAGGCGTTCGCGCAGTACAAGGAGGACGGGGTCGCGCGGGTCGTGTGCGAGGAGAAGCACATGGGGTCGCGGGCCGTCGCCCTGGTCTGCCGTGACGCGGACGCGGCCCGCGAGCGCTTCGGCGTTGGGGGCACCTCCCGCTCGAGCGCAGCCGAGAGTGGGGGAGGCCCCACGGGGTCCCTGTACACCCGTACGGGCCGCCCCTTCTTCGACGACGCCGCCCGCACCGAGGAGATCCTCGGCCGGGTGCGCGACGCGATGGAGGCGGCTGGCCTGTGGGCGGAGCTGGACACCGACTGGGTGCTGCTCGACGCCGAGCTGATGCCGTGGTCGCTGAAGGCGTCCGGGCTGCTGCGCACCCAGTACGCGGCCGTCGGCGCCGCCTCGGGCGCGGTGTTCCCGGGCGCGCTGGCCGCCCTGGAGGGCGCGGCTGCACGGGGCGTCGACGTGGGCGAGCTGCTGGGCAAGCAGCGCGAGCGGGCCGCCGACGCGGCCGCGTTCACCGACGCGTACCGCCGCTACTGCTGGACGACCGACGGCCTGGAGGGTGTCCGGCTGGCCCCCTTCCAGATCCTCGCCGTCCAGGGCCGCAGCCTCGCAGCCCTCCCGCACGACGAGCAGCTGGCCCTCATCGACCGGCTCGTCGAGTACGACGGCAGCGGACTGCTCCAGACCACGCGACGCCTCTTCGTCGACACCGGCGACGAGGAGTCCGTACGCGCCGGGATCGACTGGTGGCTGGAGATGACCGGGCGCGGCGGCGAGGGCATGGTCGTCAAGCCCGTCGAGGCCGTCGTACGGGTGGGGCGCCCCCGCCCGAGCGAAGCCGAGAGCGGGGGAGGGCAGGGGCGGCTGGTGCAGCCGGGCATCAAGTGCCGGGGCCGGGAGTACCTGCGGATCATCTACGGCCCGGAGTACACCCGGCCGGAGAACCTCACCCGGCTGCGCGGCCGGTTCCTCAACCACAAGCGGTCCCTGGCCATCCGTGAGTACGCCCTGGGGCTCGAGGCCCTGGACCGGCTGGCGGAGGGCGAGCCGCTGTGGCGGGTGCACGAGGCGGTGTTCGGGGTGCTGGCCCTGGAGTCGGAGCCGGTCGACCCCCGACTGTGA